CCTCCTCCTGCACTCAACCCTTCCGTTTCATATCTCCAAGCCTCATACTGAAGTCTTTTTGTAGCTAAAACAGAATTACTTCTGCCAGGATCTCCCATCTCCGTGGGAAACACTGGGTCTCCGGCGGCTTGGAGTTTGTGACATTGGCGAAGCATGGAACATTTGGACCTGCTGGGGTTCCTAATCGTCACGTTAAATTACAATGTGACGATTGTCGGTGAGTATCCTGGAAACCTGCAAACCTCCTATtccacttttgctttctttaccaCTTTAGAATCGAGTCCTTCCTAAAGGGTGAAATTATTTCCTGATTTCCATCTGGCTGGTCCACCTCCAAAAGAAGGGCCTGTGTCACTGAAGGCAAGGGGGCTGCGCACTCCAGCCTTCCTCTTTGTCATTTAAGGAAGTTGTCAGAGAGCTGATGGTGTGAGCATCACTCCTCTCACCCAGCCTCTGCTCCCCGACATCTGAGGGCCATGTCTGAAGACTAAAGCAGATGGGAAGGGGGGTATTATATGGAACTAGTCTCTGGTTCACAATACCTGGAAAAGGAACAATACAGTAAAAGCTAATGAGAAATTAATACCTTGGTTATGCTCTTTTCTTGTTCATctttttggaatttatttttaaagcttaaTTTATATGGATTAGTATTTTCTCTCATGCACATTAAGCCAAATTTCAACTTAAatttatatctatattttttGAGCAAAAAAGTACTAAATATATCTGGGTTTGTTCAAGACAAGTCAAATTTCAGAGAGGTGTGGGTGTCATAAAAAAGAGGACTGAGAAAAGTCTTAAGATATCCTGAGAAGTGGTGGGTTGATACTTTACTTGCTCGCTATTTTGTAGAGTTTAAACAAAACGTACTTATTCTTAAAAGTTTGAGTCAGTGCTTTTATCACGTAATGATATTATTCTTTGAGTTTAACTGACTTCGTTTATAatagagccttgttttctgctatCAGTGCTATTTTCTCTATCTCATCACAAAGTACAATATTGACAATTTTTTTGCGGTGTCTTCAACATGTTCCTTAACAGTTGCCCCATGGCTTGAAAACAGGGCTTTGAAGTTATTTTGGTCTTCTAGGCTGGCCTCATTTATTCATGATGAATTGAAGAAGGACAAACCTCATTAATTCATATTAACTGAAACAGGGAGAAAAGAATTCTGCATTATTGAAACATCTGAAAAATTGAATGTTCCTAAAGACATTTCAATTTCAAGGACAATAGAGCAACATCACATGAAAACCCCATAATTAAACAGAGATCTCAGGGACCATTATcataaataaagaagacttaCTGAAATTAGTAACATGTATTTGCTATATACAGTTTTAGGAATATGCTAACATTCTTCAAAAAGTTGATTCTTCTACGAAGAGTAAGATTTGATTTACATTATCAATTTATTTACCAAGACATTCTTTCTAGATAGTCCAGTCCAGGGGACATTACCAAAAGTCTGAATTAGCAGAGTcagatgaaaacattttaaatatataatgctTGCTTTAATCTGCTAACCAGAAAACATTTCACAGACGAATAGGTTCAGTGTAGTGTCTGACACACTTTCagcgctcagtaaatatttgtcacaTGAGCCGACTGGCTTATGCTGCTGTAATTAAATTCTTGCTTTATTGGGGCTTGTTGATTTCTCCACTCTCAGTCCAGTAAACACTAAAAAGTGTCATTGGGATGAAGCATCTTCCTATGGCTGTGATGCTGTCACTCATTCCTGCTCCCTCTTGTCTAGGCAAGATCTGGCTTATCTTCATGACACTGCTGAGGATGATGGTGATCATTTTGGCAGGGTACCCCATCTACCAAGATGAGCAGGAAAGGTTCGTTTGCAATACTCTGCAGCCAGGATGTTCCAACGTTTGCTATGACATCTTCTCCCCTGTGTCCCACTTTCGGTTCTGGCTGATTCAGAGCGTGTCGGTCCTGTTCCCTTACGCTGTCTTCAGCGTCTACGTGCTCCACAAAGGAGCCATGCACGCCGCGGCTGGAGGCTGCCCCCCCGATGGCGGCCAAGGGGGCCCCACCCCCTGGGACCTGACCACCGCAGAGAGGCACCACCCACGGCCCTCCAGGGAGGGACGCGGCCTGGACATCCCAGACTTCTCCTCTGGCTATATCGTCCACCTCTTTCTTCGCACCCTGATCGAAGCAGCTTTTGGGGCCCTGCACTATTTCCTCTTCGGGTTCATGGTTCCAAAGAGGTTCTCTTGCTCCCACTCTCCTTGTACCAGCGTAGTGGACTGTTACATCTCTCGGCCCACGGAAAAGTCCATTATGATGCTTTTCATCTGGGGAGTCAGcaccctctccttcctcctcggCCTCGCTGACCTGATGTGTAGCGTGCGCAGAAGGGTGCGGCGGAGGCGAGCACCCAAGCGGGTGGCCAGAACTTCCTCCAGCAGGACAGAGAGCCAAGGCCTGAAGTCTCCCCCTGGCCACTCTGCGGAACGCGTGGCCTCTCGGAGCCTGGAGAGAAGGCGGAGTCACATCAGTGAGGATGATGGATGGGAGGAACAGGAGGTGCCTATTCACCCAGGAGTGTGGGCCCGAGAGGAGGGTACCAGGACCAACGTCAACAGCCCCAGTGAGAAGTCCGCTGTGTCGGGGAGGATGGAGCTTCCAGACGAGGATGAGAGTGAGGTGATGTCCTCAGCCAGTGAGAAGCTGGCCAGGGCTCATCCAGAGCTCCGGGGCAGGCTCCACAGAGAGGCCACCCAGGACCCAAGGCGTGAGGGCCATGCCGACTGGGGAGAGCTCCCCTCAGCCCCCCGGAGCCGGCTTGCAGGGCACTATTCATCCACTGAGTTACAGCCCCCTGACCGGCTGTCAAAGTCTGGCAGTGCTACCCACCTGAGAACCAAAAGGTCTGAATGGGTGTGAGGAGGAAACACCCAGCAGTGAGCCCCCAGTAGGGGCTGGACTGAGCTCCCCAGCACTGGCAGCTACCCTCCTGTTCAAATGGAAGTATGCACTGGGACACCTGTGAAATCTTACCACTTGACTAAGTTCCCAGAGAAGGTTAACAGGCAGAAAGGTGGGCTGCCACAGGGACAAACGGACTTGATGAGAAACTCTAATATATTCTCAACGCAGATTTCATTTAGATAATGCTTTCtgctgaaaaaaattattaaactttCAAATGCTGACGAGTAGCTACAATGATGGGCTGAAGAGTGTCAGGTCAATCTCAATGACCTTGAGACTGTTTAATATGCCACACTCTGGCTGATTCTATTGTATTATCCCTTACCATAGTATGTGCTCAGTGTAAAGCATTTTCTCTTGCATTAATAGAACTCATTAATTTTGTAATGTTTCCTGGTGAATTACGctgaggttttttgtttatttttgcatgTTTTTCTTCTGAAGGAAAAAGGCTTAAGTTATGCGTGTCATCAATAGACGTCGGTTAGCGTCTAATTTCTCCAAACCTCTTTAATAAAATTCATGCTGATTGCATTGTAATATCATGCTTCATACTTCTTGTGTTTTAGGAGGAATGACAAATGGGGGGAATATGGCTAAAAAACAATTGGTtgacaaaagctaagaagtttcctgactaTGACCAAATGGTTCGAAGGTGAGAGTAGCCTGGACAGGgctctggggactatggtttcaggtgacatctaggtcaattggcataacaaaatgtgttaagaaaatgttctgcatcccactttggtgagtggtgtctggggtcttaaatgctagcaagcggccatcttagatgcatcaattggtctcaactcacctggagcaaaggagaatgaagaacaccaaagacacaaggtcagtatgagcccaagagacagaaagggccatgtaaaccagaggctccagcagcctgagaccagaagaactagatggtgcctggctgccactgatgactgctctgacagagaacacaacagaaaatctctGGTGGAttgggagaacagtgggataaaaaattttttttttttttttttttttttatgcagacctcaaattctgatgaagaggccagacttaatggtctgactgagactggagggaccccagaggtcatggcccccagaccctctgttagcccaagactggaaccattcctgaagccaactcttcagacagggattaattttttatatatatacaatagaaaatgatactgatgtgaaattcttggctcaagtagacacatgagactgtgagcagctcctgcctggaggtgagatgagaaggcagagggggacaggagttggttgaatggacatggggaatacagggtggagaggaggagtgtgctgtctcattagggggagagcagctagggttacatagcaaggtgtgtattagtttttgtatgagagactgacttgatttgtaaactttcacttaaaacgcaagaaattaaaaaaaaaaaatttggttgagGAGGTGTATTCACTTCCTAGGACTATTGTAACAAAGCACAGTAGAACCTgccaaagccagaacctgtgtaaggtggatggaaacctgtcagggaaggaaaactcaaatattttccactaaaatgagtgatagaaaagtggaaaGACTGCACTGAGTCGGAAGTGGACAAACTGTGATACCCAGAACAAccaggcagtcctgtcgagttctggctctcacaggtttcacttaCCACATGCTGgatggcttaaaagaacagacgtttattgtctcagttctggagactagaagtccatgttccctctgaaggttctaggggaagatccattgttgtctctcctggcttctggttgctccaggtgttccttggcatgCAGCTACAGGTTGACTCCcttttcacatggctgtcttccctctatgtctcttctctttcataGGACACCACTCGGATTGAATTAGGACCCGCCCTACTCGGGTATGACCTTCTGTTAACTGCTAATACCTTCaaagatcttatttccaaacaaggtcatgttcacaggtacctggGGCTAGACTTCAACACAGTTTTGGGGGGAGataaaattcaatccattacagggaCATCTTACATTGTTACAAAGAACTTGTGGATGTGGGATGAATCCATGGTTTGCTTAGTTGTCCCTTGGTGTATGTCTGTTGAGTGATTGTCCTCACCATGGACAGGGGGTATTTTTGCAGTTGATGTGTGGGGTAGATGTGTTACAAATTTCCTAGCCCAATTTTTGCCTGTGTCCTTTAGAGAATTGTACAGTTAAGGTCTCCCTGAGAGAAAAACTGAGCTTTGTAGCATGCAAGGTTTGTATTCAGGCTTTTTGTGTTTACAGTATCAACAGACAGCTGCCCCAGGACTAAGGGTGGGCCTCATAAAAGAGCCATTCTGAACTTATCATCATTCTGGTTTTAGTCTACTGGTTGCCATTAGTCAAcgccatctcatagcaacctcatgtgcttcagagtagaactgtgctccacagggtttccacaggcTGATTCTTcagtttggaagtagatcactacggctttcttccgaggcacttctcaGTGGTTTCGAATGTctaacttttcggttagtagtctagcacttaaccatttgcaccacccaggaatggCCAAAGTAAATGCATGATCTGTGTTAGATCtttaccaaaaaacctgttgctgctgagtcgattccagctcatagtggccctaggGTTGCCTTAAGCTCCCAGACTCTGGCAGGTGGGAGGACACAGTATAACAGAAAAATTTGCTGTGGGATAAGATGAACCAGCTACATCTTTCTTcatcaagagagaaaaaagagagaaaaaaaagtgtgtaGCTTTATGATTGAAAAATATCCTCTGGTCCCCAAACATTGAGCAACTAAGGAACAGGAATTCTCTTTCCCTCCATGAAATAATGGAAAATATGAATCACGGACTGTCATCTACTGTATTCATGAAAACAATGGACATTTTTTAAACTTCTAAAAAGACTTTGGCTCTGAAATATCTGTCAGCATGGAGAATAACAGTTTACTTGATGTATCTATAGGATGTCAAAGTAATTGGCTAAAAACTTTACAAAATCATCCAAAATTGGATTTGGTGTGAAGTTATTTAAGTgaatgtaccttttttttttttttttaacatatacagtaaatttctttttctctaacTCTTCCTTCTCAATCCCTGGAAAGCCACGAGCCATGATTTAGACTCCTTTCTTCAGTACTTCAATGCTGGCACATAGGAAGCGCTCCATAAATGTGATTTTTGAGTttgatctttctaaaatattcAGGGAACAAATCTGGTCCCCCTCTCTTATAGTATGCCACTCTGGTGGACTTCCCAAACTTAGGAAGAGAATTCTCTGGAGCTGCATTGctctgggtcagaactgactcaatggcaatgggtttgattttttttttttttgcattaccatttaaaaaaaaaaaagagctacacAGCCCCTTCAAAGCACCACAATATGAGCCTCAATAACAACTGGGGTGATAAAAAGGGAATAAAGTCATCAAATATTGATGGTGTGTGCCCTGTGTAGTGTGCCTGGATAATAGGTGGGAAATGAAGGTGCCAAAGACAGGGCTGGAGTTCTCACTTGGCCACAAAGAGATCTGGAAGAGCATGGCTGCTTTCTTTCTGCTACTGGAGCCTATGCTCAAGTTTAGGTTTACAAAAAAGTGTGATTTTATTTGAGTGGCATTGTAAAGGGCTGCTTTGGCCCTTCTGCTGATGTTCAAATCCTACCATTGGCCAATTAATGCACTGAGGTTTTTTTTCCATGGAAAAATGTAAATACTCCTAGGAAGAATGGACAatgagagagaaggggagaggaaatGAATCAAGGGCAGAAGCTTTGAGTTCTTCTGTGTCCACCATGACTTAGTGTAGTGAGTTCAAGGGATTTGGGGCCTGGccaaggagaaagatatgactaTAAGAAGACAGTGTTGCAAAAAACAAGTTGTTTATTGGGGGAACTCTTTGACAGGTTTACATGTGGGGCAAGTCCCTCATAACATAAGACATACAAAGGCAAGTGGCACAGGGAGGCATCCAAAAGGGGAAGAGGGCAAAGGGCTCTTGGGGAGAGTGGAGAAGGAGCTTACATTTCTAGGTGATGTCCCTCAGCAGGAAGGTGGGGAGCCTGGGTCAGAGAGTGCCAAAGGGAAGCAGGAATTTGCAGCCTTTATAACTCTGGGGTTTATCTTATCTAGAGCTAGCAGATGTTGGGCACAGTTTTGTGGGGTATGCAAAGCAGGAAGACTCTAAAGCGGTAAAAATCTGCTTATGTGgactactttattttgtttttattgtactttagatgaagttttacaaaacaaactagtttctcattaaacaggtagtacacatattgttttatgacattggttaacaacccatgacatgtcaaccctcacacttctcaacctcgggttccctattaccagctttcctgttccctcctgccttctagtccttgccccggggctggtgtgcccctttagtctcctttcattttatgggcctgtccaatctttggctgaagcgtgaacctcagaagtgacttcattactgagctgaaagggtgtccgggggccatactctcggggtttctccagtctctatcagtacGGGCTATGTTAAAAGCAACTGAATGTGTAAAAATTTGAGTTTGGCACTGGTGGGCTTTTTGGGCTAATGGAGTTCACCctgctatgaagaaataaaaaacctgGGGACCAACCTGCAGAGGCCATCTTTGGTTCATTTATATAACACTTAGGCCACTTTACCTGtcggcctcagttttctcctttgaGCAACGAAGGGCCCAGACTAGATGACTCTTTAGGTGCCCCAAAGGTATGGGAATTTGTCAATGAGATGTGAGGCTGTCAGCCActttaacattgttgttgttgtgttagctCCTGGCCAGTAggcctctgattcatggcgatcccatgtacaaagaacaaaacaccgcctagATCTGTActattcccatgattggttgggaaTCATACTGtgttgatccatagggttttcatcagctggtttttggaaatcgatcaccagatctttcttcctagtctgtcttagtctggaaactctgctgaaacctgttcagcatcatagcaacatgaaaatctccactgacagaagggtggtggctctGCGAGGttgcgttggctgggaatgggACCAGGTCTACCTCATGGAatgcaagaattctactactgagtcATCAGTGTCATGTCATGTTAACATTAATAGTTAATTTATAAGCTCCTTTCTTACCTGGCAACTGCCCAAGTGCAGGTTTTAATAAGATGTAAACGGTAATAACATGAAAGGCCTGCTGTCCCAAGAAGCACAGCCATGGACGAGATGGGGGGCCCCAAGGAAAGTGGGGAAGGCTCTGGGACAATTCACTGATGTCACATCATAGTGAATGATGGTGCAGGGGTGAGTGGACAGACACAGGGAAAGTCTGATGTGATCACAAGCACATCAAGAGCAAGATTCCAGAAGAAGCTTTTGGTGTTATGGGACCTGGTCGGCGGTGTTAATGGGACTGTGAATGCCTCATCAGAGCATGACGATGGAGGCATTAATCTTCCTCGTGCTCTCCCACAGGGAATTGCAAATCTCCTCTGGGGTTTTTTCCTAGATTTTGAATCCCTAAAGATAGTTCTAGTCATTGAAGGGGAGGGAAAAACCTAAGACTGTATCCCAAAGGTAAAAATAGTAGAAAATCACGTGGACACCAACCTCCTTTCCAAGATTTCAATCCACTTCTCTGCATAAGTCTGAATTATGATGattttaaataagaaagaaaCGTCTGTCTTCCTAGTCTTTGGTACACTAGAAAAATGCAAGATAGTTCGTGGATTTGTACCTGATCCCACAAGAGAGTGACCAAGTCACTCAATTGCTTAGGGTAGAGGCAGCCTTCAAGTTAAGGTGATAGTAGCAACTTTTACAAGTAAAGCTCAATTTTAACCACTTAGCACAAAACAAGTTTTGTAAAGTACAGATCAGGTGTTCCTGATTCACGGGCAGCGCTCCTTCAGGTGGTGACTCAGAGATCCTTCATCTTGTGGCACCTTCATCTTCCACTCATGGGTTGCTAAGAAAGGGGCAggagaggctgcagaggccaGGTCTGGAGGTGGTACACAGCACTTCTGGTCTCATTCATCGGCTAGAACTCGGTGTAAGGAAGGCTATGCAATTTGATGTAGTTATGGGCCTGGAAAGGGGGTGGGGGAAGTTTTGGTGAGCAGCAATAATTTTGGGGGTACCTGCCCTATAAGACGTATTTAATAAATTCTTAGTGACCAACAGACTGGTCTCAGAGGAGAGAAAGCTAATCAAGGCCATTAGCTCAGGCCCTGGAATGCATTGGGAACTGGAGAAAAGAGGTGACAAAGATGAAGAGAACTCAGTGACATGAGCCTAGAACCAAGATCTCATACTTCTCAAACCATCCTCTTTGAGGTTATAATCACTTTAAATAAGAAAGGGTCTTTGGTTGGTTCAagcatgtatgtgtgcacatgtttTAGTTTAACGCTTTGGTCTTTGCACAGTATGAAAGGCTCACTAGATATTGTCTAAGTCTAACTTTCCAGGGACTTTAAGAAACTTCTTCCCAGGTGAGTGTCCAAGTGGATTCTGAGGTGGTCCAGCAGAGTCACGAATTCACTGAGGGATGTGAACTCATTGGTGAAATCCAAACTCTGAACCAACAATACAGCTCACTACCTGCTGAGGCAAAAATGCAAGAAAGATTAAGAGGATTAATGAGTTTGTGCTTATAAAGCAGTTTGTGCATAGCCAAGAAAAGTAGTATttacaaaattaataaatctgacctttttttttttttggtaggctgTTGCAATCTACTGCGAGaacctatttctagttttctgagtttgaatttGGATTCAGGGAAGGGGTGATGAAGAGGGTGGTACTTTACAGATTAGGAGAGGAGACAGGAGCATCTCAGGCACAGACTTGCAGAAGATCTCACACAATGGAAATGCCTCCCACCCATAATGTAGACATTCCAATTCCAGGGAccgggttagcagcagagcctgGTAAATCCAGCCAGCTGTATTTTGGTTGTGCTGTGGGATAAATGTTTCTTAGAAATGAAACAGATGCTATTCTCCACTCCTCCCTTTGAAATATGtgcatctatttttttcctccctcctgtCAATCATAGAGTAAATCTCTTCCTTGGGGAACTTTCTGTTGAGCCCCTTCTCTGTGCTGTGGCCTGAGAGAAGGTATGTGAGGGCAGAAAATAGAGCTGAGCAAAGTGTCTAGATTTTCTCAGCAGCTTAACCAAACTGAAATGAGTTTCATGGAGAATTCAGGAAATTAAAAGTCAAATGCACAAATTAGATTTTAGTACACAGTCTCCTCCCTCCCCTGATGGGTGGGACAGAGTCGTGCAGGACATGTTTAAAAGATCTAGTGATTATAAACAGTTTGTCTACCTGGCCATGAAGTTGATTGACAATTCCTTTCTTTGGCCATCGTAAGGCTGAAAGACTCCACAGCTAACCAATCGTGTGTCGCTAACCTGGCTCCTTTCCCTTCCACGCCTACCCACTCCATACTTCCTACCTCCTCCTTGCTCTAATGGGTGCTtattagcttttggttttgtaagtaTAAGtcagtatattttatttttgatgcacTATTTTATATTATTCTCCAGAAATAAAAAATTCCCCATTGGTTTATACTTTGTATTATTAGAGTGGTAAAATCTTTCCTCTTCCACCATCCTCATTTTTGTTATATGATCAGTTGGCATGTTCCTCTTATAATTGGAAAGCTTTTTAC
The DNA window shown above is from Elephas maximus indicus isolate mEleMax1 chromosome 4, mEleMax1 primary haplotype, whole genome shotgun sequence and carries:
- the GJD4 gene encoding gap junction delta-4 protein; translated protein: MEHLDLLGFLIVTLNYNVTIVGKIWLIFMTLLRMMVIILAGYPIYQDEQERFVCNTLQPGCSNVCYDIFSPVSHFRFWLIQSVSVLFPYAVFSVYVLHKGAMHAAAGGCPPDGGQGGPTPWDLTTAERHHPRPSREGRGLDIPDFSSGYIVHLFLRTLIEAAFGALHYFLFGFMVPKRFSCSHSPCTSVVDCYISRPTEKSIMMLFIWGVSTLSFLLGLADLMCSVRRRVRRRRAPKRVARTSSSRTESQGLKSPPGHSAERVASRSLERRRSHISEDDGWEEQEVPIHPGVWAREEGTRTNVNSPSEKSAVSGRMELPDEDESEVMSSASEKLARAHPELRGRLHREATQDPRREGHADWGELPSAPRSRLAGHYSSTELQPPDRLSKSGSATHLRTKRSEWV